CAGACTGGTACAAAGCAGAGCTTCAAAAGAATTACGACAGCCTCACCCACAATTCCATCAATTTGGATTTCAAGCAAGTCAACATTGCAGGCATGAGCATTGAGCACGATTCTGTAGGAGCAAAAGAATTCAACATTCCAAAGCCCTCAACAATCAACATGAATGAAGGCTACTACATCGCCATTTCAAATGCAGGATTCAGCCGCAAAGAAGAATCTTACGCCTACCAAGCCTATAATAATTCAAACTATCTATTCGAAAGTGCAAACGATTCAAGCTACGTTAAAAACTCAGGGAACGTCATTGTCGATAGAGGTCTCTGTTTCTTTGCCGATTACGCCATCTATAACCAGTCCGGTGAACGAGTCGCCTTCGGGCACGAAGCATTCCACAACAAGTTCCCATATGCCATGCACCGTAAGCATTGGGAAAAATGCGTCGCTGAATTTGTGAAAAAGAGCCTCGAAGAGACCCCAATCCTGAATTAAACGATAAAACGCGACCACAACGGTCGCGTTTTCAATCCTAAAGCCAAAATCCAGTTTACTTCTTGCGCATCCAAACGGCAAGGAAGACGAACACTGATAAGAAGCAGATGGCGATGATAATCCAAAACGCAACCGGAGAACCAACGGTCGCATCGCCGTTCATGCCAAAGGGGAGCTTCACGTTCATGCCAAACAAGCTTGCGAAGAACGTCGGGAGCGAAATAGAAATCGTCACGATAGTGAGGTTCTTCATCAACTGGTTCACGTTGTTGTTGATCACGCTTGCACGAGCATCCATCATAGATGTCAAAATGTTGGCGTAAATATTAGCCTGTTGCAAGCTCTGCCCGTTTTCAATTTGGATATCTTCCAAAAGTTCACGTTCAGCTTCGGTCCAGTTGAGGCTACGACCAAGCTGCAACTTGCGCAATAGCGTATCGTTACTGTTCAAGGCGCTCACGTAGTAAATCAAGCCCTTGTTCAAGCTGAACATCGAGAGCAAATACTTGTTTTCCATCGACGTATTGAGACGGAGTTCCAAGTCGTCATTGATGCGGTTGATGATCTTCAAGTGTTCATTGAAGTGTGCAATCGCAAAGCTCAGCACGCGGAGCACAAACGTATTCAGGCTGTCGATTTTCGAGAACTTGCGCTCATCCATCACTGGGATATCGCTGTCCGTAAGGAGCAAGACCCAGTCCTTGAAAATGAAAATTCCAAAAGATTCCACGCGGAACTGGAAATTATCCTCGGCAGAATAATTCTTGGGCTTCTTAAACACGATGGTCGTAAAATCATCGTCATATTCGATACGGGAAAGTTCGTCCGAGTCAAATGCGGAGGCAATCGTATGTTCCGTTATCTCATATTCCTTAACAAGGATGCTGCGCTGTTCCTGGCTTAAAGAACCCATCATAACGATGTCAGCAGCTTCTTCGTTCGGAGCTACTGAGAGACGACCGGATTCGATTTTGTAATACTTGAGCATACCGCCCCCTTTATCGAACATGGGCAATATAGTAAAAAAGACCCTGTGCGAAAACCCGAGAAGAAAGAAAAGCTATTAAAAACAGCAGATAATAGCAATAGAAAAGCCCCGGCACTAAGCCGGGGCTCTCTAGTCTTAAATCTGTAGCCGCGTAGCGGCGTACTCTCGTCTAATTACACACCCTTCTTGAACTTCTTGCTCCACCAGAGAACGATCGGAGAGCAGACGCACACAGAAGAGTAAGTACCGATGAGGATACCGAAGCACTGAACGAGACCGAAGTCGCGGATGGAAGAGCCACCCTTAACAGCGAGAACCACGCAAACGAAGAGCGTCGTGAGAGAGGTAATCACCGTACGGCTGAAGCACTGGTTCAAAGAGCTATTGATGGTCTGTTCGTACTTAGCAGAACCGAAGATAGCGGTATTTTCACGGATACGGTCGAAGTTCACGATGGTGTCGTTGACAGAGTAACCAATCATCGTGAGGAGCGAAGCGATCAAGGCGCCATCGAAAGAAAGGCTGAAGGCAGAGATGAAGCCGAGCGTAATGATGGTATCGTGAATAAGGCCGAGCACAGCAGCAACACCGAAGCCAAGGCCGAGCTTGCCGAATCGGAACCACACATAGAGAGCGATGCCAAGCCATGCGAGAATCACAGACAAAATAGCATTGAAGCGGAGTTCCTTACCGATGGTCGGACCCACAGCGTCCTTAGCCACGATCTGGCACTTCTGATTTGCAGCTTCGAAAGCCTTAGCCATGGCGAGTTCGAAGCTCGTGTCATCACCGCGAACGCTGATTTGGTAAGAGTTAGCAGATGTACCGCCGAGAGAGCGGACGCGAGCACCCTGAATGCCAGCCTTGCTCAAAGCCTTGTTCAAGTCGGTTTCGTGCTTGGCGTCATCCTGATACTGAATCGTATAGACCTGACCACCCGTGAAGTCGATGCTGAAATCAAAGCCCTTCACAGCGATGCAAGCGATACTTGCGATAATGAGAATCCAGGAGAGAACCCTGAACTTGCCGCGGTTCTTCATAATCTGGAGGTTAGCATTGTTCAAAGTCTTGAAGCCAGAACCGATAGAGAGCGTCGTTCTGTCGCGCTTAGCAAGTCTCCAGTCGAACACGGCACGGGAAATCGTGATAGCGCAGAAGAGAGAAGTGAGGATACCGATCGTAAGAGTAAGACCGAAACCCTTGACAGAACCCGTACCAATCTTGTACAAAATAAGACCCGTCAAAACAGTCGTCAAGTTGGAGTCCAAGATGGCGCTGAATGCACGTTCGTAACCCTTGGCGACAGCGGCGCGAGCCGTGAGGCCGTTCTTGAGTTCTTCACGGATACGTTCGAAAATAATCACGTTCGCGTCGAGAGACATACCGACGACGAGGATGAAACCAGCAATACCCGGGAGAGTAAGCGTAGCGTTGAACACAGACATCACAGCGGCAGTCACGAGAGCGTTGACCATCACGCCGATACTTGCGATGAAGCCACCGAGACGGTAGTAAGCAACCATGAACACCAAGCAGAGCAAGAGGCCGATAGCACCGGAACCGAAGCCCTGCACAATGTTTTCTTCACCGAGAGTTGCACCGACGCTACGGCTTTCGATGATCTGCATCGGAGCCTTGAGGGCGCCAGCCTTGAGCACGACAGCGAGACGGTTAGCTTCAGCCATGTCGTCAAGACCCGTAATCTGAGCTTCACCGTTCGGGATACGGTCACGGATGACCGGAGCGCTGATGACCTGGTTATCGAGAACGATGGCCATCTGCTTACCGACGTTAGCTGCAGTAACAGCAGAGAACTTCTTAGGACCGATGCCGCCGAACTTGAGGTTCACAGCAACTTCACCGGCGCTCATACCATCGCTGACGCGGTACGGACGAGCATCCGTGATATCGTCACCGCCCATTTCTGCACGGCGCTTGAGGAGGTAAAGACGCTTAGCCTTGATGTTTGCATCGCGGCGGAGTTTTTCGAGACCGCTACCGAAAGCAAATGCGACATCGCGCGGGATGAGCTTCTGGACACCTTCAGTGGCGAGGAGCTTCTTCACCTTTTCGATGCTTTCTTCAGCAATGAAACCGCCATTGCCGAAAGAGAGGAAGAAAGAGGAAAGGGACTGTCCGACCACGTCTGCCGGAGCGGCTTCTGCAACAGCGGAATCCTTCTTTTCAGCAGCTTCAGTCTTTGCAACGCCACCAGCAAGGAGTTCATCGTCCGACAATGCTTCCTTCTTCACAGAGTCCGTCTTAGCAGAGTCTGTTGCAGCGGAATCAGCAATGATGTCAGTCGTCTGACGAGTCAGGTACTGGTCGATGAGGCTAACAACCTGCGTAAACTTTTCAGATTCAGCGAGAATCTTGAATTCGAGCTTTGCCGTAGAACCCACGAGAGCCTTTGCCGTGGAGTCATCCACACCAGCCAGTTCAACGACAATGCGGTCGTCGCCGGTCGGGGAAATCTGCGGTTCAGAAAGACCGTACTGGTCAACACGGTTACGAATAATTTCAAGAGACTGAGCCTGGATATCCTTGATATCTTCACCATCCTTCAGGCTAGACTGGTCAATCTGGAGCGTGATGCTAGTACCACCAGCAAGGTCCAAACCGAAGTTGATGGACTTCGAGCCCAGTTTCGGATTTTCCTTGAGGAAGGTCTGCTTTGCTTCACCCTTCTTGGAGTGAACCTGAATAGAAGGCCATACAGTGTAGGCCGAAAGAATGATGACTGCGAGAATGATGAATTCTCGGAAGCCGAATTTATTTTTTTTCATTTGTAATCCCTTAAAAGGCATTATACATACTAGTTGCGGGACAAAGATAGAAAAGTAGGAAGTAGGAAGTAAGAAGTAAGAAGTAATTTTAGGCTCAAAAAGGGGGATGTTCCCCTGATTGCAGCCCCTACGGGTCTTCCATCACCCCTTCAAACGGGCTTCAGACGCCAGCCCGTAACGCCTGGCTTATTTTATCTCAAACAAAGGATCGGTTTTTGCGGTCGAAACAACAAGAGTCATCTTCTTCTTGCCGAGGGTACGGATAATTTCTAGGCGACCTGCACGATAGGCAATCTCAAGCGAGCCCTCGCGAAGCACACGCTCCTTATTACGGAGTGCAATCAACCCTTTTAAATAATCATAGACAGGCGTCTTCTGCATTTCCGCAAATTTATCCCACGGGAACGATCTACGGTTATCGGGGTCCTTGCCCCCCAACATGCCGATTTCGTCGCCATAATATATACAAGGAGCGCCCGGTAAAAAGAACAACAGCGCAAGCGCAAGTTTCACGCGCTGCAAATTTGAGCACGGGAGCGAAGATAACCGAATCGTATCGTGACTCCCGAGCAAATTCATCGGCACGCCGAAACGGCCTTCCGGGAACGCTTCACGCAAACGCTTTGCAAACTCGGCAAGTGCAATTGGCTTTTCGTCAAAGAGATACGCAAGCACCGCCTTACGCAAGGGATAATTCATCACGCCATCAAACTGGTCGCCCTGCAACCAGCGCGAAGGCTCATCCCAAATCTCACCGACAATGTACGCTTCCGGGTTAATCGCCTTGATGCGGCGACGGAATTCCTGCCAAAAACTATCGTCATCAATCTCGTTCGGAACATCGAGGCGCCAGCCGTCAATACCGCGCTTCATCCAATATTCGCCCACCGAGAAAAGGTAATCGCGAACGTCAGGATTATCAGTATTGAACTTCGGGAGTGCGGGGTAACCCCACCAGCAATCGTAATTGGGCTTGCCCGAATACGCGTGGA
This is a stretch of genomic DNA from Fibrobacter sp. UWB13. It encodes these proteins:
- a CDS encoding magnesium transporter CorA family protein codes for the protein MLKYYKIESGRLSVAPNEEAADIVMMGSLSQEQRSILVKEYEITEHTIASAFDSDELSRIEYDDDFTTIVFKKPKNYSAEDNFQFRVESFGIFIFKDWVLLLTDSDIPVMDERKFSKIDSLNTFVLRVLSFAIAHFNEHLKIINRINDDLELRLNTSMENKYLLSMFSLNKGLIYYVSALNSNDTLLRKLQLGRSLNWTEAERELLEDIQIENGQSLQQANIYANILTSMMDARASVINNNVNQLMKNLTIVTISISLPTFFASLFGMNVKLPFGMNGDATVGSPVAFWIIIAICFLSVFVFLAVWMRKK
- the secD gene encoding protein translocase subunit SecD encodes the protein MKKNKFGFREFIILAVIILSAYTVWPSIQVHSKKGEAKQTFLKENPKLGSKSINFGLDLAGGTSITLQIDQSSLKDGEDIKDIQAQSLEIIRNRVDQYGLSEPQISPTGDDRIVVELAGVDDSTAKALVGSTAKLEFKILAESEKFTQVVSLIDQYLTRQTTDIIADSAATDSAKTDSVKKEALSDDELLAGGVAKTEAAEKKDSAVAEAAPADVVGQSLSSFFLSFGNGGFIAEESIEKVKKLLATEGVQKLIPRDVAFAFGSGLEKLRRDANIKAKRLYLLKRRAEMGGDDITDARPYRVSDGMSAGEVAVNLKFGGIGPKKFSAVTAANVGKQMAIVLDNQVISAPVIRDRIPNGEAQITGLDDMAEANRLAVVLKAGALKAPMQIIESRSVGATLGEENIVQGFGSGAIGLLLCLVFMVAYYRLGGFIASIGVMVNALVTAAVMSVFNATLTLPGIAGFILVVGMSLDANVIIFERIREELKNGLTARAAVAKGYERAFSAILDSNLTTVLTGLILYKIGTGSVKGFGLTLTIGILTSLFCAITISRAVFDWRLAKRDRTTLSIGSGFKTLNNANLQIMKNRGKFRVLSWILIIASIACIAVKGFDFSIDFTGGQVYTIQYQDDAKHETDLNKALSKAGIQGARVRSLGGTSANSYQISVRGDDTSFELAMAKAFEAANQKCQIVAKDAVGPTIGKELRFNAILSVILAWLGIALYVWFRFGKLGLGFGVAAVLGLIHDTIITLGFISAFSLSFDGALIASLLTMIGYSVNDTIVNFDRIRENTAIFGSAKYEQTINSSLNQCFSRTVITSLTTLFVCVVLAVKGGSSIRDFGLVQCFGILIGTYSSVCVCSPIVLWWSKKFKKGV
- a CDS encoding glycoside hydrolase family 13 protein → MPSGRFSAPAWGKDAVFYQIFPDRFCRSAKYKAVGKFVDWDTLPTRENMFGGNLAGICEKLEYIASLGVNAIYLCPIFKSNSNHRYHTVDYFEIDPVLGTLKDFDKLVKKAHKLGLRVILDGVFNHCSRGFFQFNSLMELGKNSPYVDWFHVHGWPLHAYSGKPNYDCWWGYPALPKFNTDNPDVRDYLFSVGEYWMKRGIDGWRLDVPNEIDDDSFWQEFRRRIKAINPEAYIVGEIWDEPSRWLQGDQFDGVMNYPLRKAVLAYLFDEKPIALAEFAKRLREAFPEGRFGVPMNLLGSHDTIRLSSLPCSNLQRVKLALALLFFLPGAPCIYYGDEIGMLGGKDPDNRRSFPWDKFAEMQKTPVYDYLKGLIALRNKERVLREGSLEIAYRAGRLEIIRTLGKKKMTLVVSTAKTDPLFEIK